The DNA segment ctgtctggatgagccacgcggcggtgagcagcgtcaatttcaaagtgccacgactaccagcattctaatgaggcgctgaatatgtatttcagcacttcttcAGTAaacttgggctagtgtagacacagccataaactGTAATTAATAAATTGTGTTTGCTGTTTTTCCACTGCAATGCCatatcaatttcaaaattgaaacaAAGACTATGCAGGGGAAAATACtgcagctatttttttaaaaagacttttaAAATCAAGTTAAAACATTTTATCTCACCATTGATTCTGTAATACTGTACACATTACTTCATTAATTTATGGTGCTTTACAAGTAGTGAactatgttttaaaaaacaaacaagattaaAAGTTTGCAAGCACCAGGGAAGAAAGATGCAGATCAAATTTTACATCTACCATCTTTATCTATACTTACATACAACAAACTACAAAATACTTTTACACTGCTAATTTAGTATGTTACTTTGTGCAAAGCTATAAAATTAAATGAGTACTTATTATTTGACACTGCACAAAATGGACAGTTTGATTACAAACTACAAGTGCTAAATGTGaaacaaaaaaagttaaaatatacaGGACAAAGTGCAAAATTTACATATTCGAAAATATTCAATTCAGGTTTTATTTACAGAACAATTTTCAAACTATTGTTGGTATTTTAATATAATTGCCAAAACTGTTGATTACATGAAAGATGCACAATGAAGATGTAACAAAGATGAATGATCAGtgacaaaaatgttattttcaattTCTATGTTGAAATGCAAGAGGTAATTTACCACACAATGGTTTATAAATACGTGGTCTGACAAATTTTATACATCACAGGTCTCTTAGGTGACCAATTTATTCCAACCTGATGTgcaaaagagtgcatttttgcTCATTTATAGTTGAAATATAACATTGATAATAATTATATtacttacatttaaaataatgaaatgttCATGTTCCTTAGGATCATTTTAACAATATTGTTATGTTGAAACTCTATTTTTTAATACAGGAAACAGCTCAGTTTGTAGTATTTTAAAAGTGTTCTTGAGACTGTAGTAAGTTAAGGAACAATAAACAACCCCTTCTGCCCCGAACCactaaaaaccaaccaaccaaagtaACGTAAAAActcatctgtaaaataaaaactttacttcaaaaatacattttaactgaTTCTGAGGTAATGACAGTTGGAAACACTAGCCAAGAACATTCCTTCCCATGGGAGATTTTTCAGAGGGTAAACATTTTCACATAGATTGCCTGATGGAGATTTTTCAACATAGTGTTCTAAAAGGCCACAGAACCTACCCTAAAGTTGTAGGCAGGGATCTGCAGGGCACCTGGTACAAAATCCCTTAACGCAACagcatagttccactgaagtgCATTTCTAGAGACATCCCTTTGCCCTGGCTGTTCTGAGGAGTATGAGGGGGAAATTGCAAGACAAAGACAATGCAGACACAGATTATATTATCTTTAATTTTTATGGGTCCAGGTTTAGAACAATGTATTTCTTCACATATTCTGCCCACTTGTCCTAGTGACATGTCCCACCTCCGTTCCATCTCTAGCATGCAGCATAAAAAGGCCTCTGAAGGTTACATGGAGGAAACTAAACCCCTACTTCTTTCTatacagaaaaggaaaatgagTGTTGTATCCTCTTCATTTGTTGATCcaggagaacacacacacacacagaggaatcaAGACCATTATGAGTGTGAAAAGTATAACCTTTCGAAGACCAACTGTTGCACGCACTGCTAGATTAGAGAGGCATTTAAGGAGGTGGCAAAGAAGCAAGGAGGTGTTGAAGAAGCAAGATAGTTCCACTTGGTCAGCTACACAAAACTGCCAACCCTCCTTCATTAATAGGTAATAAGTACAGTGAATGAGTAAAAAAGTAGGAAATAAAAATGTCAGGGTTCCAACAGATGAATTTTTACGAGTTCTAGCTGTACTATATGGTCATTAAATTAGTACATcccaaaattcttttaaaaatgagtaTTTTGTTCCCATACTTACAACTTTTTCCACAAATTTCAGTTTTATTAGACATAATTTACCCCACTGGTTTTTCTGTTTACAAATGACAACTATGTAGAGCTTGTAAAACATCAAACAGAGGTTTCCTTATTTTCTTTATAAAGGACTCTATCGTTTTCTGAAATTAAAACGTTAGTGGTAATAGCAAAATTATTTTACATCTCTTTGAAGTCTTTTAAAATACCTAACCAAGCACTGCTATATATTCCTATGCAGTGTTCAATCCCtctaaaaatattttatcttGAAAAGATAAACAGTCTAAACGTGTTTCAACATTTAACAGTTGTTCAATTTAATTACTTAAGTTATTTTTGGATAAAGTTTTTCTGCTCTTATCTTTAACTACAAGCCATAGTTTCAAGTTGCtgctctgcttcagctgccatggctgctgcctgtAACTGTTCTGTTTCACTCTGGATGGCACTGGCTGTAGTAATTTGTTTCCTTTCACTGTGCATATTGTTCTCATGCCTTTTTAGATCAGATGCTTTAGCAAATGCTTTAGTGCAAGAGCTGCAGACAAAAGGTTTTTCCCCTCTGTGTCTTCTTTCATGATCTTTTAGATGGGACTTGTGTTTGAAAGCTTTATCACACATATGGCACGCGAATGGCCTTTCATTACTGTGGACTCTTTCatgctttttcagatctggagctcGAATAAAAGACTTTCCACACACCTCACAGCTATATGGCTTGTAACCTGTATGGATTTTCAGGTGCTCTTTTAAGTGAGCTTGTGTGGTAAACCCTTTAGTGCACATTTCACAAACAAATGGTCTATCAGCAGTGTGGAGCTTTTCATGTTTTCTCAATCGTGCTTCATCAGTAAATGTCTTACCACATGCTTGACATGCAATCTGTTCCCTATGACCATAAAGCAAATACTCAAACTTCATATCAGCAGTTGCTGTTGTCCATCCTGGCGTCTGTTCATCTTTCACTTCACTTATGCCATCATTGAATGTTAAAGCTTGAGGGGTTTGAGATCCTAAGTCTTTTGATTCAGTTGTTTCCATGGGCTCCACTTCTTGACCATAGCAGTTTACTTTTCTAACTTCTTCACTCCCCAGCTCTTTTAGAATTGCTTCTTGAACTCGTAGGGTATTAGTAGGGGATTTCCCATCTTCCTGACTTGGAGGAGTTCCTTCTACTGTCACATCTGATGGGCTATCATCATGATCTCCAATTTCCTCAACTTCATCATCTTGGTTATCATTAGATTCTCCAATAGAACGATTTATTTTCAGACAATATTTACTTTTAGATTGGATGTTTTCTTCAGGGCTAGATACATCACGTTTCTGAGAACAAAGTTTATCCAAAAATCTAATGCCAAGAATCTGACCAGACGACATCATCAAATTTACATCTTCCTTCTTAACTGAAATCTTTGCAGTATACATATAATTTAGAACCTCTTCAAATATATCAGAACGAAGGAAATCTATTTCTATTACTGATGAGCTATCAACTTCCAGTTTcttgaaaagctttttgaagTAGGTACTGCATGCAGCAAGTACACACCGGTGCGCTCTGAATTTTACATCTTCTACCACAATGGCTATGTCACAAAATTCTCCTTCCAGACGTTGCTCATTTAATGTTTTCAGAAACACAGTTTTGTGATCGTCGTCGTTATATTTAATGCTTTCAGACATACTGATGAAAAACTCCTGTAAAGAGAGAGGAAAATGTTTTGTTACGTGTTACTCTAAAACACTAACTCATA comes from the Carettochelys insculpta isolate YL-2023 chromosome 2, ASM3395843v1, whole genome shotgun sequence genome and includes:
- the ZBTB14 gene encoding zinc finger and BTB domain-containing protein 14, with translation MEFFISMSESIKYNDDDHKTVFLKTLNEQRLEGEFCDIAIVVEDVKFRAHRCVLAACSTYFKKLFKKLEVDSSSVIEIDFLRSDIFEEVLNYMYTAKISVKKEDVNLMMSSGQILGIRFLDKLCSQKRDVSSPEENIQSKSKYCLKINRSIGESNDNQDDEVEEIGDHDDSPSDVTVEGTPPSQEDGKSPTNTLRVQEAILKELGSEEVRKVNCYGQEVEPMETTESKDLGSQTPQALTFNDGISEVKDEQTPGWTTATADMKFEYLLYGHREQIACQACGKTFTDEARLRKHEKLHTADRPFVCEMCTKGFTTQAHLKEHLKIHTGYKPYSCEVCGKSFIRAPDLKKHERVHSNERPFACHMCDKAFKHKSHLKDHERRHRGEKPFVCSSCTKAFAKASDLKRHENNMHSERKQITTASAIQSETEQLQAAAMAAEAEQQLETMACS